A region from the Canis lupus dingo isolate Sandy chromosome X, ASM325472v2, whole genome shotgun sequence genome encodes:
- the LOC112668557 gene encoding paraneoplastic antigen Ma6E-like: MVGEDGGVLDEEGAVGVAGAEGEAGAVGVTGAAGVAGTEDEGAVSDEEGAAGDTGIAGVLGSVSMAGAAGEAGTTGEEGAAGAVDEGGSWIQQWGQAWQPVPEDAAYGELRTFSGMEDPDQESFEVWLEHANDMLFMWRHVPEGERRRWLMESLGGLALEFMCGLLAENPNMLAQDCLAAMVQVFGDKDPCVTARLKFLTCAQRPQETLFAYVMRLEGLLQSAVEKGAIHPTIADQVRARQVLMRARSNEMLQSKLKRMRLERRPPGFLGMLRLIREAEAWEAAPATGEQFQVEEGRPARVCQRLWQEDCGGGGRRGP, from the coding sequence ATGGTAGGAGAAGATGGAGGAGTACTCGATGAAGAGGGAGCTGTAGGTGTGGCAGGAGCAGAAGGTGAGGCAGGAGCTGTAGGTGTGACAGGAGCTGCCGGTGTGGCAGGAACAGAAGATGAAGGAGCAGTGTCTGATGAGGAGGGAGCCGCAGGTGACACAGGAATTGCAGGTGTGCTGGGATCTGTGAGTATGGCAGGAGCAGCAGGGGAGGCGGGCACTACAGGGGAGGAAGGAGCTGCAGGAGCCGTAGATGAGGGAGGATCCTGGATCCAGCAGTGGGGCCAGGCTTGGCAGCCTGTGCCAGAAGACGCGGCCTACGGGGAACTGAGAACCTTCTCCGGGATGGAAGATCCAGACCAAGAGTCCTTTGAGGTCTGGCTGGAGCACGCCAACGACATGCTGTTCATGTGGCGCCACGTGCCAGAAGGGGAGAGGAGGCGGTGGCTGATGGAAAGCTTGGGGGGCCTCGCGCTCGAGTTCATGTGCGGCCTCCTGGCAGAAAATCCCAACATGCTTGCGCAGGATTGCCTGGCCGCAATGGTCCAGGTGTTCGGAGACAAGGATCCCTGCGTGACCGCACGGCTGAAGTTCCTGACGTGCGCCCAGCGGCCCCAGGAGACTCTGTTTGCCTACGTGATGCGCCTGGAAGGCCTGCTGCAGTCGGCCGTGGAGAAGGGGGCCATCCATCCCACCATCGCGGACCAGGTTCGCGCCAGGCAGGTGCTGATGCGGGCTCGCTCCAACGAGATGCTCCAGAGCAAGCTGAAGAGGATGCGGCTGGAGAGGAGACCACCCGGCTTCCTGGGGATGCTGCGGCTCATCCGCGAGGCCGAGGCGTGGGAGGCCGCCCCAGCTACGGGTGAGCAGTTCCAAGTGGAAGAAGGGCGCCCCGCCCGTGTATGTCAGAGACTATGGCAGGAGGACTGTGGTGGTGGGGGACGCAGAGGTCCCTGA